The proteins below come from a single Pseudomonas chlororaphis genomic window:
- a CDS encoding glutamate synthase gives MDEALHIASLVVLARPSLFEAVKANLCLLEGLEIHQQSAAGKLVVVLEAVDEDQILQRIQQINCLPGVLNAALIYHELLEPEGDPE, from the coding sequence ATGGACGAAGCCCTGCACATTGCCAGTCTTGTCGTACTCGCCCGGCCCTCGTTGTTCGAAGCGGTCAAGGCAAACCTGTGCTTGCTCGAAGGCCTGGAAATTCATCAGCAAAGTGCTGCCGGAAAACTGGTGGTAGTGCTGGAGGCCGTGGATGAAGACCAGATTCTGCAGCGCATTCAACAGATCAACTGCCTGCCAGGCGTTCTCAATGCCGCGCTGATCTATCACGAGCTCCTCGAACCCGAAGGTGACCCCGAATGA
- a CDS encoding diguanylate cyclase, which translates to MHFLPFNSLRARFAIAVASVVLVLSCLFGAAIGESSISRLKEHNGLQLSEYAYSMIDRLDRDMSSRSKSLTVLSQLQALRDPANTGEARSLLNHLSDQFPSYSWIGLTDAHGTVVASTDKLLEGADISARPVFLQGKDTTFIGDVHDAVMLAKLLPNPSGEAMKFVDISMPVRDNAGQFMGVLATHLSWKWAAEVGRSLFEPLQKRLPGLEFLVVSKDGTVLLGPKAMIGKPLGIQLDDGSGQNWSVARWQDGNLYLAGFAQSTGVDDYRGLGWTVITRQPADAAFAEAHQLRDEILIWGIVLSVVFALVGWFVAGIITGPVNQIADAAARLSQGADVRIPLLKGSREVETLSLAIRHLVDSLTRKRSQLAVAEGMAYRDTVTGLPNRAALDKYVEAVASESGERPDFGVLCLDLDGFKPVNDRFGHAMGDALLQEVGNRLLTTVRDGDIAVRHGGDEFVLLLRLRSGETLTNIQGAAQRIVAKLAEPMLLAGETLQIGCSIGGALWTGGAFSEALAQADEALYRAKRAGKSQAKFHEALELR; encoded by the coding sequence ATGCATTTCCTTCCTTTCAACAGCCTCCGGGCGCGCTTCGCCATCGCAGTGGCCTCGGTTGTGCTGGTCCTCAGTTGCCTGTTCGGCGCCGCTATCGGCGAGTCCTCCATCTCCAGGCTCAAGGAGCACAACGGGCTGCAGTTGAGCGAGTACGCCTACTCGATGATCGATCGCCTGGACCGCGACATGAGCAGTCGCTCCAAGTCGCTCACGGTCCTGAGCCAGCTGCAAGCCCTGCGCGACCCGGCGAACACCGGCGAGGCCCGGTCGCTGCTCAACCACCTCAGCGACCAGTTTCCCAGCTACTCGTGGATCGGCCTGACCGACGCGCACGGCACGGTGGTGGCCTCCACCGACAAACTGCTGGAAGGCGCGGACATTTCGGCGCGCCCGGTCTTCCTCCAAGGCAAGGACACAACCTTCATCGGCGACGTCCACGACGCGGTCATGCTGGCCAAGCTGCTGCCCAACCCTTCCGGCGAAGCGATGAAGTTCGTCGACATCAGCATGCCGGTCCGTGACAACGCCGGCCAGTTCATGGGCGTGCTGGCGACCCACCTGTCCTGGAAGTGGGCCGCCGAGGTTGGCCGATCCCTGTTCGAGCCGTTGCAGAAGCGCTTACCTGGCCTGGAGTTCCTGGTGGTCAGCAAGGACGGCACCGTGCTGCTGGGTCCCAAGGCGATGATCGGCAAGCCCCTGGGCATCCAGCTCGACGACGGCAGCGGACAAAACTGGTCGGTGGCGCGCTGGCAGGACGGCAACCTCTACCTGGCCGGTTTCGCCCAGAGCACCGGCGTTGACGACTACCGTGGCCTGGGCTGGACGGTCATTACCCGACAGCCGGCCGACGCAGCCTTTGCCGAAGCGCATCAGTTGCGCGATGAGATCCTGATCTGGGGCATCGTGCTTTCGGTGGTATTCGCGTTGGTTGGCTGGTTCGTGGCAGGCATCATCACCGGGCCGGTGAACCAGATCGCCGATGCGGCCGCGCGCCTGTCCCAAGGCGCTGACGTGCGCATCCCGCTGCTCAAGGGCAGCCGTGAGGTCGAGACGTTGAGCCTCGCGATCCGCCACCTCGTCGACAGCCTGACCCGAAAAAGAAGCCAACTGGCCGTGGCCGAAGGCATGGCCTACCGCGATACCGTCACCGGCTTGCCCAACCGGGCGGCGCTGGACAAATACGTCGAGGCAGTGGCCAGCGAAAGCGGCGAGCGGCCTGATTTCGGCGTGCTATGCCTGGACCTCGACGGGTTCAAGCCCGTCAACGATCGCTTCGGCCATGCCATGGGCGACGCGCTGCTGCAGGAAGTCGGCAATCGCCTCCTCACAACGGTGCGCGACGGCGACATCGCCGTGCGCCATGGCGGCGATGAGTTCGTCCTCCTGCTGCGCCTGCGCTCGGGAGAAACCCTGACCAACATCCAGGGCGCCGCCCAGCGCATCGTTGCCAAACTGGCCGAACCGATGCTGCTGGCCGGAGAAACGCTCCAGATCGGCTGCAGCATCGGCGGCGCCCTATGGACCGGCGGCGCGTTCAGCGAAGCCCTGGCCCAGGCTGATGAAGCCCTTTATCGGGCCAAGCGTGCGGGCAAGTCCCAGGCGAAGTTTCATGAGGCGTTGGAGCTGCGCTGA
- a CDS encoding ABC transporter permease: MSMSDMRFSPGQFLAPGVDWLNANLHGLFVAISQVVEAVLGFVEHALLAPHPYVLIGIVVAAAFFFANRRVALFAALMLAFCLFSGLWVASMQTIALVSVAVLISVSVAFPLGVLAARVKKVEDAFLPILNIMQTVPPWVYLIPAVMLFSLGRVPAIIATIVYGIPPMLRLTTLAFKQLPKDLLELGQASGASPRDILFKIELPTAAPTLLVGLNQCILMSLAMVVLAGLVGAGGLGAEVTRGLSRMEMGLGLRAGLAIVAVALLMDRLSRGALQRHAPAKLV, from the coding sequence ATGAGTATGTCGGACATGCGTTTTTCACCGGGCCAATTCCTTGCGCCCGGCGTGGATTGGCTGAACGCCAACCTGCACGGTCTGTTTGTCGCCATCAGCCAGGTCGTCGAAGCGGTACTGGGCTTTGTCGAGCATGCGCTGCTGGCACCGCACCCCTATGTGCTCATCGGCATCGTCGTGGCCGCAGCGTTCTTTTTCGCCAATCGGCGGGTGGCGCTGTTTGCCGCGTTGATGTTGGCGTTCTGCCTGTTTTCCGGCCTGTGGGTGGCGTCCATGCAAACCATCGCGCTGGTCTCGGTGGCGGTGCTGATCTCGGTGTCGGTGGCGTTCCCGTTGGGCGTCCTGGCCGCTCGGGTGAAGAAAGTCGAGGACGCTTTCCTGCCGATCCTGAACATCATGCAGACCGTGCCGCCCTGGGTGTACCTGATCCCGGCGGTGATGCTGTTCAGCCTCGGGCGTGTACCGGCGATCATCGCGACGATTGTCTACGGCATCCCGCCGATGCTCAGGCTCACCACCCTGGCCTTCAAGCAACTGCCCAAGGACCTGCTCGAACTGGGCCAGGCATCGGGGGCTTCGCCTCGGGACATCCTGTTCAAGATCGAACTGCCCACGGCGGCGCCAACCCTGTTGGTTGGCCTGAACCAATGCATCCTCATGTCCCTGGCCATGGTGGTCCTGGCGGGGTTGGTGGGGGCCGGTGGCCTGGGGGCCGAAGTGACCCGGGGCCTGTCCCGGATGGAGATGGGCCTGGGGCTGCGGGCTGGCCTGGCCATCGTCGCGGTCGCCTTGCTGATGGACCGACTGTCACGCGGGGCGTTGCAGCGTCACGCGCCGGCCAAACTGGTTTAG
- a CDS encoding ABC transporter permease encodes MSTPDFSSQFDAAIDATLEWLSEHGEFLFDAANGALTSVYKGVLWCIAYPPSWVVALIVALVGWRMIGARFALLAGLALMFCALIGLWPETVSTLALVLTATVLALLVAIPLGVVAGLTPAFDRVVDPCLDLVQTMPPYIYLLPAIALLGYGPATALLATFIVAVPPAMRLTSLGIRMTPNEFIELGNASGVTGLQMFFKIRLPFAMPSIMAGVNQSLMMAFGMVVIAGIVGSGGLGEAIYGAVRTLDIAKSINAAIAIVILTMILDRLAQAAARTRVGDSQ; translated from the coding sequence ATGAGTACGCCTGATTTCTCCAGCCAGTTCGACGCGGCCATCGACGCCACCCTGGAGTGGTTGTCGGAGCATGGCGAGTTTCTTTTCGACGCTGCCAACGGGGCACTGACCAGTGTCTACAAAGGTGTGCTGTGGTGCATCGCGTACCCGCCGTCCTGGGTTGTCGCGCTGATCGTGGCCCTGGTCGGCTGGCGAATGATCGGTGCGCGTTTTGCGCTGCTGGCAGGCCTGGCGCTGATGTTCTGCGCCTTGATCGGCCTGTGGCCGGAAACGGTCAGCACCCTGGCCCTGGTGCTCACCGCGACGGTGCTGGCCTTGCTGGTGGCCATCCCCCTTGGGGTTGTCGCCGGCCTGACCCCGGCGTTCGATCGCGTGGTGGACCCTTGCCTTGACCTGGTGCAGACCATGCCGCCGTACATCTACCTGTTGCCGGCGATTGCGCTGCTCGGCTACGGGCCGGCCACGGCGCTGCTGGCGACGTTCATCGTCGCGGTGCCGCCGGCCATGCGGTTGACCTCGCTGGGCATCCGCATGACGCCCAACGAGTTCATCGAACTGGGCAATGCCAGCGGCGTCACCGGCCTGCAGATGTTCTTCAAGATCCGCTTGCCGTTCGCCATGCCCAGCATCATGGCCGGGGTCAACCAGAGCCTGATGATGGCGTTCGGCATGGTGGTCATCGCCGGCATCGTCGGTTCGGGCGGGTTGGGCGAAGCCATCTACGGCGCGGTGCGCACGTTGGACATCGCCAAATCCATCAACGCCGCCATCGCCATCGTGATCCTCACCATGATTCTCGATCGTCTCGCGCAGGCCGCCGCCCGTACGCGAGTGGGAGACAGCCAATGA
- a CDS encoding nitrate reductase, with the protein MSLAEDRKPERRKETRLFLFLVVCLFPLLSVAIVGGYGFLVWFFQMLYGPPGPPN; encoded by the coding sequence ATGTCATTGGCTGAAGATCGCAAACCCGAACGCCGCAAGGAAACTCGGCTGTTCCTGTTCCTTGTTGTCTGTCTCTTTCCGTTGTTATCGGTCGCCATCGTCGGCGGCTACGGGTTTCTCGTCTGGTTTTTCCAGATGCTCTACGGCCCGCCCGGTCCGCCTAACTGA
- a CDS encoding porin, translated as MNLKQTTHSFVMGIIGLGLIAPASSFADTLGPYVSAMGGLNWVADQDLNQNDLDFVEMQYNQPLHSGYATGLALGWGLPIGLRPELELSYRKNTLTQFNHRVYEGGGSIDGEGKEEASSLMANLWYDVSNLPAPLNRVTPYVGGGLGYAVLTISGLEAGGVQFGNSHRDTVPAYQLGAGVGFELAEHWSMSLDYRYFKTREAHFGDIQNLPQGDVKTEYKAQSLMLGLRYWL; from the coding sequence ATGAACCTAAAGCAAACCACTCACTCTTTCGTCATGGGCATCATCGGCCTGGGCCTGATCGCCCCCGCGTCCAGTTTCGCTGACACGCTTGGCCCTTATGTCAGTGCCATGGGTGGCCTGAACTGGGTCGCCGACCAGGACCTCAACCAGAACGACCTCGATTTCGTCGAGATGCAATACAACCAACCGCTGCATTCCGGCTACGCCACCGGGTTGGCGCTGGGCTGGGGCTTGCCGATCGGGCTGCGACCCGAACTGGAACTGAGCTACCGCAAGAACACCCTGACCCAGTTCAATCACCGGGTCTATGAAGGCGGCGGCAGCATCGACGGCGAAGGGAAAGAGGAAGCCAGCAGCCTGATGGCCAACCTCTGGTACGACGTCTCGAACCTGCCAGCGCCGTTGAACCGGGTCACGCCTTACGTCGGCGGCGGCCTGGGCTATGCGGTGTTGACCATCAGCGGCCTGGAAGCCGGTGGCGTCCAGTTCGGCAACAGCCACCGCGACACGGTCCCGGCCTACCAGCTCGGTGCCGGGGTCGGTTTCGAACTCGCCGAGCACTGGTCCATGTCCCTGGACTACCGCTACTTCAAGACGCGTGAAGCCCATTTCGGCGACATCCAGAACCTGCCCCAGGGTGATGTGAAAACCGAGTACAAGGCCCAGTCCCTGATGCTCGGCCTGCGTTACTGGTTGTAA
- a CDS encoding hydroxyproline-2-epimerase: MRRSFFCIDSHACGNPVRVVAGGGPLLPAVSMAERREIFVRDHDWVRTALMFEPRGHDIMSGVIIYPSVRDDCDFGALFIEVSGCLPMCGAGTLGLSTVVIEEGLIVPRVPGTLAIETPAGRVDVAYTLEGETVDAIRLFNVASYLHSADVSVEVPGVGVLTVDIAYGGNFYAVVEPQANWAGFDGLNAADIVGLSQKLRDALADICDPVHPENSRIRGVHHIIWCDAPHNATADGRCAVFYGDKAIDRSPGGTGTSARMAQLFGKGRLKVGDTFRNESLIGTVFEGKVEAAVAVGAFAGIRPSISGWAQIIGHNTIFVDDKDPLAHGFQLA, encoded by the coding sequence ATGAGACGCAGTTTTTTCTGTATCGATTCCCACGCCTGCGGCAACCCCGTGCGCGTGGTGGCCGGAGGCGGGCCGCTGTTGCCCGCCGTTTCCATGGCCGAGCGCCGGGAGATATTTGTCCGCGATCACGATTGGGTGCGCACGGCGTTGATGTTCGAGCCCCGGGGCCACGACATCATGTCCGGCGTCATCATTTATCCCTCGGTGCGGGACGATTGCGACTTCGGCGCGCTGTTCATCGAAGTCAGTGGCTGCCTGCCGATGTGCGGTGCCGGCACCCTCGGGCTGTCGACGGTGGTCATCGAAGAGGGCCTGATCGTTCCTCGCGTACCGGGCACCCTGGCCATCGAAACGCCGGCGGGTCGGGTCGATGTGGCGTATACGCTGGAGGGCGAGACGGTCGATGCGATTCGGTTGTTCAACGTCGCCAGTTACCTGCACAGCGCTGATGTATCGGTCGAGGTCCCCGGTGTCGGCGTGCTCACGGTGGACATCGCCTATGGCGGCAACTTCTACGCGGTGGTCGAACCCCAGGCGAACTGGGCAGGCTTCGACGGGTTGAATGCCGCGGATATCGTCGGCCTGAGCCAGAAACTTCGCGATGCCCTGGCGGACATCTGCGACCCTGTCCACCCCGAGAACAGCCGGATCCGCGGCGTCCACCACATCATCTGGTGCGATGCGCCGCACAACGCCACAGCCGATGGTCGCTGCGCGGTGTTCTACGGCGATAAAGCCATCGACCGCTCGCCCGGCGGCACCGGCACTTCGGCCAGGATGGCCCAGCTGTTCGGCAAGGGCCGCTTGAAGGTCGGTGACACGTTCCGCAACGAAAGCCTGATCGGCACGGTATTCGAAGGGAAGGTCGAAGCGGCCGTCGCTGTCGGCGCCTTCGCCGGCATCCGGCCGAGCATCAGTGGCTGGGCGCAGATCATTGGCCATAACACGATCTTCGTCGACGACAAGGATCCGCTGGCCCATGGGTTTCAGTTGGCCTGA
- a CDS encoding calpastatin, translated as MTESLERFVQAQTSTFETAMAELERGRKQSHWIWFIFPQLRGLGRSENAAYYGLRDIEEARDYLRHPLLGPRLERATRTVLDSSVPVQRLLGELDAMKFASCMTLFRAAAEAGSVYARALDSTVSVDVRTLEMLHKQEKNGV; from the coding sequence ATGACTGAATCACTGGAACGTTTCGTCCAGGCCCAAACCTCCACCTTTGAAACCGCCATGGCTGAGCTTGAGCGCGGGCGCAAGCAAAGCCACTGGATATGGTTCATCTTTCCCCAACTGCGCGGCCTGGGTCGCAGTGAAAACGCCGCCTACTATGGGCTGCGGGACATTGAAGAAGCGCGCGATTACCTGCGGCACCCCCTGCTGGGACCGCGTCTGGAACGGGCGACTCGCACCGTGCTGGACTCGTCAGTGCCGGTCCAGCGACTGCTGGGGGAGCTCGATGCCATGAAGTTCGCGTCGTGCATGACGCTGTTCCGCGCCGCTGCCGAAGCGGGCTCCGTGTATGCGCGGGCGCTGGACAGCACGGTGAGTGTCGATGTGCGAACACTGGAGATGCTGCACAAGCAAGAAAAAAACGGCGTCTAA
- a CDS encoding glycine/betaine ABC transporter — MTTAKIDTHEVLVDCQSVWKIFGKSAPAAIDAVAQRGLTKTQILQEYSCVVGVSDVSLQVRRGEIFCIMGLSGSGKSTLIRLLNKLITPSAGKVLVKGKDLSALSPKALREVRARHIGMVFQSVALLPNRTVLENTAFGLEVQGVGKAERYKVAERALAKVGLSEWASRYPTELSGGMQQRVGLARAITADPEVILMDEPFSALDPLIRRQLQDEFRQLTKDLGKSAVFITHDLDEAIRIGDRIAIMKDGVIIQVGTAEEIVLNPADDYVAEFVAGISRLHLVKAHSVMTPVEPFKAANPGCDIAKLAKTTPDADIDELIGLTMKSERDALAVVDNGVVVGVITPRDLLRGVQGTANEFIAPSAVDALEAAT, encoded by the coding sequence ATGACAACGGCCAAAATAGACACTCACGAAGTGCTGGTGGATTGCCAGTCGGTCTGGAAAATCTTCGGTAAGAGCGCGCCCGCGGCGATCGATGCGGTCGCCCAGCGCGGGCTCACCAAGACCCAGATACTGCAAGAATACAGCTGCGTAGTCGGCGTCTCGGATGTCAGTCTCCAGGTTCGGCGTGGAGAGATCTTCTGCATCATGGGGTTGTCTGGCAGTGGTAAATCCACGCTGATCAGGCTGCTCAACAAACTCATCACCCCCAGCGCGGGCAAGGTCCTGGTCAAGGGCAAGGACCTGTCTGCGTTGTCACCCAAGGCGTTGCGCGAGGTGAGGGCGCGGCACATCGGCATGGTCTTCCAGAGCGTGGCCCTGTTGCCGAACCGCACCGTGCTGGAAAACACCGCCTTTGGCCTGGAGGTCCAGGGCGTCGGCAAGGCCGAGCGCTACAAGGTGGCCGAGCGGGCGCTGGCGAAGGTGGGGTTGAGTGAGTGGGCTTCGCGCTATCCGACCGAACTGTCCGGCGGGATGCAGCAGCGGGTCGGCCTGGCCCGGGCGATCACCGCCGACCCGGAAGTGATCCTCATGGACGAGCCGTTCAGCGCGCTCGACCCGCTGATTCGCCGCCAGTTGCAGGACGAGTTCCGCCAACTGACCAAGGACCTGGGCAAGTCGGCGGTCTTCATCACCCACGACCTGGACGAGGCGATACGCATCGGCGACCGCATCGCGATCATGAAGGACGGTGTGATCATCCAGGTCGGCACGGCCGAAGAGATTGTCTTGAACCCGGCCGATGACTACGTGGCCGAGTTTGTCGCCGGCATTTCCCGGCTGCACCTGGTCAAGGCGCATTCGGTGATGACGCCGGTGGAGCCGTTCAAGGCGGCCAATCCCGGTTGTGATATCGCTAAGCTGGCCAAGACCACGCCGGACGCGGACATCGATGAGTTGATCGGCCTGACCATGAAGTCCGAGCGCGATGCCCTGGCGGTGGTCGATAACGGCGTGGTGGTTGGCGTCATTACACCCCGTGACTTGCTGCGTGGCGTGCAGGGTACTGCTAACGAGTTCATTGCACCGTCGGCCGTCGATGCGCTGGAGGCGGCGACATGA
- a CDS encoding cytochrome C, translating into MKALFALLKDYWGVLRRPSLYYSLGFLTLGGFVAGIIFWGGFNTALEATNTETFCVSCHEMRDNVFVELKDTIHYTNRSGVRASCPDCHVPHEWTHKIARKMQASKEVWGKLFGTIDTRDKFLAMRRELAEHEWDRLKANDSRECRNCHNFEFMDFTRQGKRAAAMHSTSLANGEATCIDCHKGIAHKLPDMSGVKGW; encoded by the coding sequence ATGAAAGCACTGTTCGCCCTGCTCAAGGATTACTGGGGTGTCCTGCGTCGCCCCAGCCTGTACTACAGCCTGGGTTTCCTGACGCTGGGAGGGTTTGTCGCCGGGATCATCTTCTGGGGCGGTTTCAACACCGCGCTGGAGGCCACCAACACCGAGACGTTCTGCGTCTCCTGCCATGAAATGCGCGACAACGTCTTCGTCGAACTCAAGGACACGATCCACTACACCAATCGCTCAGGCGTACGCGCCAGTTGCCCGGATTGCCACGTTCCCCACGAATGGACGCACAAGATCGCACGCAAGATGCAGGCGTCCAAAGAGGTCTGGGGCAAGCTCTTCGGCACCATCGACACCCGCGACAAATTCCTCGCCATGCGCCGCGAGCTGGCCGAACACGAATGGGACAGGCTCAAGGCCAACGATTCACGTGAGTGCCGCAACTGCCACAACTTCGAATTCATGGATTTCACCCGCCAGGGCAAGCGAGCCGCCGCCATGCACTCGACGTCACTGGCCAATGGCGAAGCCACCTGCATCGACTGCCACAAAGGCATCGCCCACAAACTGCCGGACATGAGCGGCGTGAAAGGCTGGTAG
- a CDS encoding cytochrome C: MLFRTLPLLLLAIMGIAIAADVDYPLDAPAMDGRRPGGTLSQSLPAPPIAEEENKDLKRERNYPDQPPTIPHTIRGYQIDKNGNKCLTCHSRANSARTQATMISITHYMDRDGQALAAVSPRRYFCNQCHVPQTDAKPLVGNTFETIDKILQDDANAATRKP, from the coding sequence ATGCTTTTTCGCACCCTGCCGTTGCTCCTGCTCGCGATCATGGGGATCGCGATCGCCGCCGACGTCGATTACCCCTTGGACGCACCCGCGATGGACGGCCGCCGTCCCGGTGGCACCCTCTCCCAAAGCCTGCCGGCGCCTCCCATCGCCGAGGAAGAAAACAAAGACCTCAAGCGCGAACGCAATTACCCCGACCAACCGCCGACCATCCCCCACACCATTCGCGGTTACCAGATCGACAAGAACGGCAACAAATGCCTGACCTGCCACAGCCGCGCCAACAGCGCACGGACCCAGGCAACCATGATCAGCATCACCCACTACATGGACCGCGACGGCCAGGCCCTGGCGGCCGTTTCACCGCGCCGGTACTTCTGCAACCAGTGCCACGTGCCGCAGACCGATGCCAAGCCGCTGGTGGGCAACACGTTCGAGACCATCGACAAGATCCTGCAAGACGACGCCAACGCGGCCACCCGCAAGCCCTGA
- a CDS encoding nitrate reductase (periplasmic; catalytic subunit; with NapBC catalyzes the reduction of nitrate to nitrite; NapAB receives electrons from NapC), translated as MSLTRRAFVKSQAAAIAAAAAGLPIMTSASNLVTEADMVTLDWNKAPCRFCGTGCSVMVATRDNRVVATHGDIKAEVNRGLNCVKGYFLSKIMYGSDRLTQPLLRMKNGQYDKQGEFQPISWEKAFDIMALKFKQALKDKGPGSVGMFGSGQWTVWEGYAANKLMKAGLRSNNIDPNARHCMASAVMGFMRTFGADEPMGCYDDIEATDAFVLWGSNMAEMHPILWSRVTDRRLSQPTVKVAVLSTFEHRSFELADIPMVFKPQTDLMILNYIANHIIESGAVNQDFISKHTRFAKGADDIGYGLRPDDPREQKAANATKANTWTDISFEQYAAFVKPYTLERTARETGVPAERLKSLAELYADPKRKVVSFWTMGFNQHTRGVWANNLIYNIHLLTGKISEPGNSPFSLTGQPSACGTAREVGTFSHRLPADLVVTNPKHRATAERIWKLPAGTLQEKPGFHAVEQSRMLKDSVLNVCWTQASNNMQAGPNIMQEVLPGWRNPDNFMIVSDVYPTVSAQAADLILPSAMWVEKEGAFGNAERRTQFWHQLVSAPGDARSDLWQLMEFSKRFTTDETWPAELLAQAPELKGKTLFEVLFRNGQVDQFPVEQMEAGYKNDEAKAFGFYPQKGLFEEYAQFGRGHGHDLATFDRYHSERGLRWPVVEGKETRWRYREGLDPYVEKGSGVQFYGYPDKKAIIFALPYEPPAEAPDADYPFWLSTGRVLEHWHTGSMTQRVEELHKAVPDALVYMHPDDAKALKARRGSEVKLVSRRGEIRARIETRGRNKPPQGLVFVPFFDANKLINKVTLDATDPISKQTDYKKCAIRIELISVA; from the coding sequence ATGAGCCTCACCCGCCGAGCGTTCGTCAAGTCCCAGGCCGCCGCCATTGCCGCCGCCGCTGCCGGTCTTCCGATCATGACGTCGGCCAGCAACCTGGTGACCGAAGCCGACATGGTCACCCTGGACTGGAACAAGGCGCCCTGCCGGTTCTGCGGCACCGGTTGCAGCGTCATGGTCGCGACCCGGGACAACCGGGTGGTCGCCACCCACGGCGACATCAAGGCCGAGGTCAATCGCGGGCTGAACTGTGTGAAGGGCTATTTCCTGTCGAAAATCATGTATGGCTCCGACCGCCTGACCCAGCCGCTGCTGCGCATGAAGAACGGCCAGTACGACAAACAAGGCGAATTCCAACCGATCAGTTGGGAGAAGGCCTTCGACATCATGGCGTTGAAATTCAAGCAGGCCCTGAAAGACAAAGGTCCCGGCTCGGTCGGCATGTTCGGTTCCGGGCAATGGACGGTATGGGAGGGCTACGCCGCCAACAAGCTGATGAAGGCAGGCTTGCGCTCCAACAACATCGACCCCAACGCTCGTCACTGCATGGCCTCGGCGGTGATGGGCTTCATGCGTACGTTTGGCGCGGACGAGCCGATGGGGTGCTACGACGACATCGAAGCCACCGACGCCTTCGTGCTCTGGGGCTCGAACATGGCCGAGATGCACCCGATACTCTGGAGTCGGGTCACCGACCGGCGCCTCAGCCAGCCGACCGTGAAAGTCGCGGTGCTGTCCACCTTCGAGCACCGCAGCTTCGAACTCGCCGATATTCCCATGGTGTTCAAGCCGCAAACCGACCTGATGATCCTCAACTACATCGCCAACCACATCATCGAAAGCGGCGCCGTCAATCAGGACTTCATCAGCAAACACACCCGTTTCGCCAAGGGCGCGGATGACATCGGCTACGGCCTGCGGCCCGACGATCCAAGGGAGCAGAAAGCCGCCAACGCCACCAAGGCCAACACCTGGACGGACATCTCCTTCGAGCAGTACGCCGCCTTCGTCAAGCCCTACACGCTGGAGCGCACCGCCAGGGAAACCGGGGTTCCCGCCGAGCGCCTGAAAAGCCTTGCCGAGCTGTATGCCGACCCCAAGCGCAAGGTCGTATCGTTCTGGACCATGGGCTTCAACCAGCACACGCGCGGGGTGTGGGCCAACAACCTGATCTACAACATCCATTTGCTCACCGGCAAGATCAGCGAACCGGGCAACAGTCCCTTCTCGCTGACGGGCCAGCCATCGGCCTGCGGTACGGCACGGGAGGTGGGTACATTCTCCCATCGCTTGCCTGCCGACCTGGTGGTGACCAACCCCAAGCACCGCGCCACCGCCGAAAGAATCTGGAAGCTGCCCGCCGGCACCCTCCAGGAAAAGCCCGGTTTCCACGCGGTGGAACAAAGCCGCATGCTCAAGGACAGTGTGCTCAATGTCTGCTGGACCCAGGCCAGCAACAACATGCAGGCCGGGCCGAACATCATGCAGGAAGTGCTGCCGGGATGGCGCAACCCGGACAATTTCATGATCGTTTCCGACGTCTACCCGACCGTTTCCGCCCAGGCCGCCGACCTGATCCTGCCCAGCGCCATGTGGGTGGAAAAGGAAGGTGCCTTCGGCAACGCCGAACGGCGCACCCAGTTCTGGCACCAGTTGGTAAGCGCGCCGGGCGATGCCCGCTCGGACCTGTGGCAACTGATGGAATTTTCCAAGCGCTTCACCACCGATGAAACCTGGCCCGCCGAACTACTGGCCCAGGCCCCCGAACTCAAGGGCAAGACCCTCTTCGAAGTGCTGTTCAGGAATGGCCAGGTCGACCAGTTTCCCGTCGAACAGATGGAGGCCGGCTACAAGAACGATGAAGCCAAGGCCTTTGGTTTCTACCCGCAGAAAGGGCTGTTCGAGGAGTACGCCCAGTTCGGTCGCGGCCACGGGCATGACCTGGCGACCTTCGACCGCTACCACAGCGAACGTGGGCTGCGCTGGCCGGTGGTCGAGGGCAAGGAAACCCGCTGGCGCTACCGCGAAGGGCTCGACCCTTATGTGGAGAAAGGCAGTGGGGTGCAGTTCTACGGCTACCCGGACAAGAAAGCGATCATCTTCGCCCTGCCCTACGAGCCGCCCGCCGAAGCCCCGGACGCCGACTACCCGTTCTGGCTGTCCACCGGCCGCGTCCTTGAACATTGGCACACCGGCAGCATGACCCAGCGTGTCGAAGAGCTGCACAAGGCCGTGCCGGATGCATTGGTCTACATGCACCCCGACGACGCCAAGGCCCTGAAGGCGCGTCGCGGCAGCGAAGTGAAGCTGGTCAGCCGTCGCGGCGAGATCCGCGCCCGCATCGAAACCCGCGGTCGCAACAAACCGCCCCAGGGGTTGGTCTTCGTGCCGTTTTTCGATGCCAACAAGCTGATCAACAAAGTCACGCTCGATGCCACCGACCCGATCTCCAAGCAGACCGACTATAAAAAATGCGCGATACGCATCGAGTTGATCAGCGTGGCCTGA